The DNA window CCAGGGCGGACAGCACGTCGGAATAGGCTTCCGGATTGCAGGTCAGCTGGAACTGATCCCCGTCGCGCAGGACATCGTCGGCGCCCGATTCCAGGGCGAGCTCCGTCAGCTTTGTTTCGGTCGTTTTCTCCGTGCTGATGAAGAACAGCGCTTTGCGATCGAACATCCAGGCCACGCAGTTCGTGGACCCCAGGTTACCGCCGTGGACCTCAAAAATTTTCCGCATTTCCGGGGCGGTGCGGTTACGGTTGTCGGTCAGCGCTTCGCACATAATGGCGACGCCGCCGGGGCCGTAGCCTTCATAGATCACCTCCTCCATGTTGCCGCCTTCGAGTTCGCCTGTTCCTTTTTTATAGGCGCGCTCGATGTTGTCCTTGGGCATGCTGACGGCTTTGGCGTCGTTGATGGCGGTGCGCAGGCGGACGTTGGTATCCAGGTCGCCGCCGCCCGTTTTGGCGGCGACGATAATCGCTTTCGACAATTTGCTCCACAGCTTGCCGCGTTTGTTATCCACCATCGCCTTTTTATGGCTGATGTTGGCCCAGTGGGAATGACCTGCCATGGTTTGCTTTTACTCCTGATCGAAGGGACCGCCCGCTTGCGCGGGCAACCGGCGCAAGGATGGTTCTCGCATCCCGGCTTTGTTGCGCCGGTTGTCGGAAATGTGCGGGCCGAAGCCCGTACTGCAGTACTTGCGCGCCAGGGAACCGGCGGCGATTATGACTGCTGTTTGATTTTCTGGCGGGTCGCCTGGATACGCTTCTGGTCTTTCTGGGGATCGAATTTCTTGATTGCCTGGCGCCAGGCATCGACGGCCTTCTTCGGTTCGCTGTTGGCCAGCAAGGCGTCGCCCAGGTGATCGTGGATCACGCCGTCGGCGTCTTCATCGGCAGCCGCTTTTGTCAGCTCGCTGACGGCATCGGCCGCACGTCCCAGGCGATAGTAGGCCCAGCCCAGCGTATCCTGGTAGGCCATATTGTCTGGCTCCGACGCGGCGGCCTGCTCGGCCATTTTTAAAGCACGATGCAGGTTTTTCCCCTGATCGGCCCAGAGATAGCCCAGGTCGTTGTACGCTCCCAGTTGTTCGGGATACTCGTCGAGCACCTGTTCCAGCCACTCCTCGGCAGCGGGCATATTATCCAAATGCACTTCGATATTGGACAACGCCATCCGGGCGTCCCGCATGACCTTACGTACTTCCGCCGAGTCGTAGTCCTTGTCGAACCGGGCCAGAAGCTGCTTGTAACTTTGCCGAGCTTCGGCATAGCGGCCCGCATGATAGCTGATCCAGGCCACCCGGGCGTGAAAACTGCTGCTGGTGGGCTCTTCGGCCGCAGCCATGCGGGCGGACTTCAGGGCTTCGTCGGTGCGGCCGGCCATTTCCAGAGCGCCGGACATGTAATAATGGAAGGCCGCGTTGTTCTGCGGCTGGACCCCTTCGTCGATCGCGCGGCGAAACACGGCGGCCGAGCGGTCGTATTCGTCAGCGCTCATCAGTTCCAGTCCCCAGCTCGCCATGACGCCGGCGGGGGACGGCTTGCCGGCCGCAATCGCCAGTTCGATCATCGGATCGGCGGCGGCAAAGTCTTTGAGATGCAACGCCGCCAAAGCAGTCGCCAGGGCCACTCCCTGATCCAGCGTCTGGCCGTCGGCGACCTGCTTCCGGGCCAGGGCGATCAGCTTCTTCACGATCGCTTTATCGGCCAGAAGTTTTTCGACCGGTTCCCCCAGCGCGTCCAACGAACCCGCCTG is part of the Lignipirellula cremea genome and encodes:
- a CDS encoding YebC/PmpR family DNA-binding transcriptional regulator, whose product is MAGHSHWANISHKKAMVDNKRGKLWSKLSKAIIVAAKTGGGDLDTNVRLRTAINDAKAVSMPKDNIERAYKKGTGELEGGNMEEVIYEGYGPGGVAIMCEALTDNRNRTAPEMRKIFEVHGGNLGSTNCVAWMFDRKALFFISTEKTTETKLTELALESGADDVLRDGDQFQLTCNPEAYSDVLSALENAGIEPDSKELTRIPKETVDLDVPLARSVLKLMDLLDDHDDVQSVSANFNIPDEAMAELEG